One genomic region from Jiangella sp. DSM 45060 encodes:
- a CDS encoding DsbA family protein, with translation MSETTQVDFWFDPICPWAWMTSRWMMEVERVRPVEVTWHVMSLSYLNAGRDLGETYNRLMADSWGPVRVITAAKELHGQQWVKPLYDAMGTRFHLGGQEDRSVVIAEALAEVGLPASLAEYADSDEYDAALKESHHAGMDQVGTEVGTPVLAVEGYAFFGPVMSPAPRGDEAGRVWDGVRALASYDGFFELKRTRTREPIFG, from the coding sequence ATGAGCGAGACCACCCAGGTCGATTTCTGGTTCGACCCGATCTGCCCGTGGGCGTGGATGACGTCGCGCTGGATGATGGAGGTGGAACGGGTCCGGCCGGTCGAGGTGACGTGGCACGTGATGTCGCTGTCGTACCTCAACGCGGGGCGTGACCTGGGGGAGACGTACAACCGCCTGATGGCCGACAGCTGGGGGCCGGTGCGGGTCATCACGGCGGCGAAGGAGCTGCACGGCCAGCAGTGGGTGAAGCCGCTCTACGACGCCATGGGCACCCGGTTCCACCTCGGCGGCCAGGAGGACCGGTCGGTCGTCATCGCCGAGGCACTGGCCGAGGTCGGCCTGCCGGCGTCGCTGGCCGAGTACGCCGATTCAGACGAGTACGACGCCGCGCTGAAGGAGAGCCACCACGCCGGCATGGACCAGGTCGGCACCGAGGTCGGCACGCCCGTCCTCGCGGTCGAGGGCTACGCGTTCTTCGGCCCGGTCATGTCGCCCGCGCCGCGCGGCGACGAGGCCGGCCGCGTCTGGGACGGCGTGCGGGCGCTGGCCTCGTACGACGGCTTCTTCGAGCTCAAGCGGACGCGCACCCGCGAGCCCATCTTCGGCTGA
- a CDS encoding ribose-5-phosphate isomerase yields MRVHVGSDHAGYEVKNRLVELLRDGGHEVVDHGPFVYDELDDYPTFCLRAGEGVAADDGSLGVVIGGSGNGEQMAANKVKGIRSALAWSEETARLAREHNDARVLAVGARMHPFDDVATFVRTFLDTPFSGSERHARRIAMLSRYEADGELPPLPAPAD; encoded by the coding sequence ATGCGCGTCCACGTCGGCTCCGACCATGCCGGATACGAGGTCAAGAACCGCCTCGTCGAGTTGCTCCGCGACGGCGGCCACGAGGTCGTCGACCACGGCCCGTTCGTCTACGACGAGCTGGACGACTACCCGACGTTCTGCCTGCGGGCGGGCGAGGGCGTGGCCGCCGACGACGGCAGCCTGGGCGTCGTCATCGGCGGCTCCGGCAACGGCGAGCAGATGGCCGCGAACAAGGTCAAGGGCATCCGGTCGGCGCTGGCGTGGTCCGAGGAGACCGCCCGGCTGGCACGCGAGCACAACGACGCCCGCGTGCTGGCCGTCGGCGCCCGCATGCACCCGTTCGACGACGTCGCGACGTTCGTGCGGACGTTCCTCGACACCCCGTTCTCCGGCAGCGAGCGGCACGCCCGCCGCATCGCCATGCTCAGCCGTTACGAGGCTGACGGCGAGCTTCCTCCGCTGCCGGCGCCGGCCGACTAG